ATGAGGGGATGCAGCTGATGGCTTGATTACAGCCCCATTGGGGCAGAGATTGCCTTTCAGTACTGCTATTCCTGAGTCAGGTTTGATGGGTTTTTCAAAGGTTCCGATTAGATTTCTGTCATAGCACTCAGCCTTCTCAATATTTTCTAAAATGGTTTTACCGTTTGCTGTGATGGCGTCCCGGTGTAGGTGGTCTTTGATTTCATTCATTACGGCTGGGAGTCCTCCTGCGTAAAAAAGATCCTCCACCCAGTGTTCCCCAGAGGGCTGTACATTGGCGATCAGCGGGATTAAAGAGGAGAACTTGTCAAAATCCGTGAGATCTAAGTCCACTCCTATCCGCTTGGCAATAGCCGTCAAGTGAAGGATAAAGTTGGTAGAGCCACCCAGAGCGGCATTGACCATGATGGAGTTTTCAAAGGCTTTACGGGTCAGTATTTTGCTCATTTTCAGGTCTTCGTTGACCATTTCCACTATGCGCATTCCTGTCATATGTGCCAGTACTTTTCTCCTAGAATCTGCTGCCGGAATGGTGGCATTGTCGGGAAGTGATAGGCCCAGGGATTCTACCATGGCTGCCATCGTGGAGGCCGTGCCCATAGGGGCACAGTGGCCTGCAGAGCGAGACATGGCTGCTTCTGCTTCTATAAACTCTTCTTGGGAGATTTTGCCCAGCTTGAAGTCCTCTGCAAATCTCCAGACATCTGAGGTTCCAATTTTTTTTCCCTTAAATCTACCCACTAGCATAGGTCCTCCGGAGAGTACCATGGTAGGAATATCTACAGATGCTGCTCCCATCACCAGGGAAGGGGTGGTTTTGTCGCATCCGCACATCAGAACCACGCCGTCCATAGGATTGGCACGTATGCTTTCTTCCACATCCATGCTGGCCAGGTTTCGGAAGAGCATGGCGGTAGGTTTTACCGAACATTCTCCCAGAGACATTACGGGAAACTCCAGCGGGAATCCACCAGCTTCCCAGATGCCTCGCTTGAGTGCTTCGGCCAGGTCTCTAAAATGTGCATTGCAGGGAGTGAGCTCCGACCAGGTATTACAGATACCGATCACAGGCTTGTCTCCTTCAAATAAATGGTGTGGGAATCCCTGGTTTTTCATCCAGGAGCGATAGATAAATCCGTCTTTTCCGGTACGTCCGTACCAATCTTGACTTCGTAATTTCTTCTTAGACATATAGGTTATTTTGGCAATTTGAGCTAGAATTTACCAAAAAATACGAAAAGGAGCGGAGTCAAAGAAGAAAGGTTGGGGTATTATTTTTCTAAGAGGTCTAGAACTTCTTCCAATGCCTGAAGGTCTATGGTAAAGTCAGTCATGATCGTGTCGTGGAAGTCTCCTTGGTTCAGTGTGTAGAAATAATTCAGCTTCAGGGCATTAGCGAGATTGAAGTAGCATTGTGTTTCACTGTCACCTATGTTTCGCAGTTCTATTACATTTTGGCCTTCCTGCATAAATAACATGTTGGTGAGTGCAGCGCCATGTAAGGCCACCAAGGTCTTGGTTTCAGCCATTAGATCTATTTGCTGCTTTACACTGAGTTTTTCGGCATAGATTATTTCATACCCTTTTTTCCTCACCAGAAGCTCAACATCCAGTTCATTATGAGCTTTGCGCTTGGGGGCAAGTTTACGGCTCACATATATTTTTTTATGCGGGGGCTTACTTGCTTTGGGGGAAAATACGGCTCTGGTTTTACGGGTGTACTTGATGTTAAAATTAGGGAAGGTGGCTGTGCGTGGCGTTAAAATCAGGTTTTCCACCCAAAGGTTTTCTTTGGAATGATAATAAAGTGGGTTGATCTGTAGGAGTTTTAGGCTCTGAGTAACGTAGGGGATATGCTGGAAGGAATCGTGGAGGATCACGCGGTCAGAGATCCCTTGTTCCAGTCCCATCCAAAGTCTCGGCAAGCAATCAGTCATCCAATGGAAGTAATTGGCACTCCATTCATCTTTTATCCAGATTCCATGGTCTATTTTTCTCCATTTCTTTGGAAAGCAATGGACCACTCGCTTTGCCAGCGGCAGAAATCCCAGAGAGTTCACATGGGTGTGTGTGGCATAGAATTTCAGTTTTTTAGGACAAAAAACCGTATCCTGCAGGATGGCTACTTTTTTCAGATGGAGCAGGGGCAGAACCAAAAAATTGGTCTGTAGTGAGTCTTCAAACAACTCCCTGTCCTGCGAACTGAGGTTTTCAGGTAAATCCCTTTTTACGCTAATCTCCTGTGCCAAGAGTAAGTTGATTTATTTTAAAAAGGTGCCCCTGAGACATCTGTTATGCCTCGGGGAAATTAGAAATGTTACAATCGCTCGATATCGGCACCCAGGGCTTTCAATCGCTCGTCTATATTTTGGTAACCTCTATCGATTTGCTCCACATTGTCTATGATAGAAGTGCCACTGGCAGAAAGCGCTGCGATCAGCAATGCTACTCCAGCTCGTATGTCAGGGGAAGTCATTCGTATTCCTCTAAGCTCAGTTTTCCGGTCCAAACCGATTACCGTAGCTCGGTGCGGATCACAGAGGATGATCTGCGCTCCCATATCGATCAGTTTATCCACGAAGAATAACCTGGACTCAAACATCTTCTGATGTACCAAAACAGTTCCTTTGGCTTGGGTAGCTGTCACCAAGACTATACTCAAGAGGTCCGGTGTAAATCCTGGCCAGATGGCATCAGCCACCGTAAGGATGGACCCGTCAATGAAAGTTTCGATTTCGTAATGCTTCTGCGCAGGTACAAAGATGTCATCTCCCCTGAACTCCAGCTTGATCCCCATTCGTCTGAAGGTGTCCGGGATTATGCCCAGACGAGGTATTTGGCAATCTTTGATGGTGATTTCAGATTGGGTCATGGCCGCCAACCCTATGAATGAACCGATCTCAATCATGTCTGGAAGCATCTTATGTGTAGTGCCCCCAAGCTTTTTTACACCTTGGATTTTCAGCAGGTTTGAGCCTACTCCAGTGATTTTTGCCCCCATGCGGTTAAGCATATCACAGAGCTGCTGCAGGTAAGGTTCGCAGGCTGCATTGTAGATAGTGGTTTCTCCTTCGGCCATGCTGGCAGCCATTACGATATTGGCGGTGCCGGTGACAGAGGCTTCGTCCAGCAGCATGTAGCTACCTTTTAGGTCCTGTCCATCTATATGAAAAATCTCGTTTTTGGAATCGTAGTGGAATTTGGCACCGAGTTTTTGGAAGCCTGTAAAATGGGTGTCCATTCTTCTCCTGCCTATTTTATCGCCTCCGGGTTTGGAAAGTTTGCCTTTGCCAAATCTGGCCAACAACGGCCCAAGTAACATGACCGAGCCGCGGAGCGATGAAGCCTTTTTCAGGTAATCTTCGGTCTCCATGTACGCTAGATTTACCTCATCGGCTTGAAAGCTATAGGTTTCAGGGCCTTCTTTGGTGACTTTCACTCCCATATCTGACAGCAGCTCGATGAGCTTGTTGACGTCTACGATATTTGGGATTTTTTCGATTGTTACTTTCTCTGGCGTGAGGAGTACGGCGCAGAGTATCTGAAGTGCTTCGTTTTTAGCTCCCTGGGGAATGATCTCGCCTTTGAGTTTGATTCCCCCATTGACCCGAAAAGATCCCATTAATTTCTACGTTTTTTGTTGTGGCCGTTTCCCCGGCGTTTATTACTGTGGCTTGACCGCTTGTTTTTGGTGGTTTTGCGATCGTTTTGTAAAGGTAGCTTAAAGTCTCTTCGGGTGTTGGATTCAAATAGCCCGTTTTCCTTTACTTTCTCCAGGTCGATGTGGAGTTTACCTTTAGAGAGTGTCTTGATATCATCCAGAATGATGGCGTCGTCAAAATTGTCCCTGTTCCAGGTCGAATGAAAACTTCGCATCAATTGCCCGATGAAAATAATCGCAGCTTCCTGCTCTTCATCATCTTCGATCTGAATGGCTCCTTCGATGAGTTTTTCTATATTCCTACCGTAATGCTTGAATTTGATCTCGCTGCTAGGATAGCCTATCGGCAAGGGCTTCTTGCCCAGGAGTTCTTTTTCCGGCATGGGGAAGGGGGAGTCTACGTCAAGTTTGAAGTCTGACATGATAAACAGGTCATCCCAAAGTTTCTGATCGTTTTCCTGCTTGAGGGAAGGATTCAGCTGCTTGATGATTTCTATCGCAGTGTAGGCACTTTGTGTGCGCTTCTCACGGTCTTCAATACCCGTGATGTGATCAACGAGTCGTTGAACATTTTTGCCGTATTCTTTCAAAATGAGTTCTGGTTTGTCTAATTCAATTTGCTCCATATTGCATCCCACAGTTAGCACTGTATAAGGTAAGGAAAAATTTACCAAAAGGCAGGGGAGCAGGTGACTAGTCTATAATTCTGAGCTTCGCAAAGCTAAGTAATAATGTCTTTTCACCAAAATGCTCAAACTGAATCGTTGCTTTTCTGTTAAGTCCTTCTGTTTCAATTTTTTGTACTTTTCCAAAGCCAAATTTCGGATGCTCCACCAATTGCTCCGCCTGCAGATTGTTGGTATTGGAAGGTTTGAAATCCGGGCTAGGTGTATGTACCTTCATCTGAGTCGGCATCCTGGAGGCAGGTTTTTTCTTTATGCCTATAAACCCAGTAGATTCGCTGCTGCCTGGCAAACCTTCCCGTCTAAAGGCCCCGGGCATATCTTTAGCAGCCACTTTTTTGTTTACCTTGATGCAATCCGGATTGACTTCCTCCAGAAATCTGCTCGGCTCACAGTTGAGTAACCTGCCGTATCGATAACGTGTCAGGGCATAGCTAAAGTATAATTTGTCCATGGCACGCGTAGTAGCTACATAAAACAGCCTGCGCTCTTCCTCCAGATCTTCTCTGCTTTGCATCATCATCTGAGAAGGGAAAAGATCCTCTTCCATTCCCACCACAAAGACCTGCTTAAATTCCAATCCCTTCGACGAGTGAATGGTCATCAGCGTGATGGCGTCAGTCGTGTCTTTGTCTCGGTCATTATCCGTCAATAAGGCGATTTCCTGAAGAAATGCACCCAAACTTTTATCTTCATTCTCTTCATTGTCCACGTATTCTTTGATGGCATTTAGGAGTT
This genomic window from Algoriphagus sp. TR-M9 contains:
- a CDS encoding IlvD/Edd family dehydratase; translated protein: MSKKKLRSQDWYGRTGKDGFIYRSWMKNQGFPHHLFEGDKPVIGICNTWSELTPCNAHFRDLAEALKRGIWEAGGFPLEFPVMSLGECSVKPTAMLFRNLASMDVEESIRANPMDGVVLMCGCDKTTPSLVMGAASVDIPTMVLSGGPMLVGRFKGKKIGTSDVWRFAEDFKLGKISQEEFIEAEAAMSRSAGHCAPMGTASTMAAMVESLGLSLPDNATIPAADSRRKVLAHMTGMRIVEMVNEDLKMSKILTRKAFENSIMVNAALGGSTNFILHLTAIAKRIGVDLDLTDFDKFSSLIPLIANVQPSGEHWVEDLFYAGGLPAVMNEIKDHLHRDAITANGKTILENIEKAECYDRNLIGTFEKPIKPDSGIAVLKGNLCPNGAVIKPSAASPHLLTHTGPAVVFEDIDDYKARIDSPDLEINENSVMVMKNVGPKGYPGMPEVGNMGLPQKLLAKGIKDMVRISDGRMSGTGYGTVILHVSPESAIGGPLALVQNGDMVALNVPERSLNLLISEEEFEKRRAAFKPLNLPYERGYVNLFLDKVNQAHEGVDFDFLKGSSGSEVKRDSH
- a CDS encoding glycosyltransferase family 61 protein produces the protein MAQEISVKRDLPENLSSQDRELFEDSLQTNFLVLPLLHLKKVAILQDTVFCPKKLKFYATHTHVNSLGFLPLAKRVVHCFPKKWRKIDHGIWIKDEWSANYFHWMTDCLPRLWMGLEQGISDRVILHDSFQHIPYVTQSLKLLQINPLYYHSKENLWVENLILTPRTATFPNFNIKYTRKTRAVFSPKASKPPHKKIYVSRKLAPKRKAHNELDVELLVRKKGYEIIYAEKLSVKQQIDLMAETKTLVALHGAALTNMLFMQEGQNVIELRNIGDSETQCYFNLANALKLNYFYTLNQGDFHDTIMTDFTIDLQALEEVLDLLEK
- the murA gene encoding UDP-N-acetylglucosamine 1-carboxyvinyltransferase — translated: MGSFRVNGGIKLKGEIIPQGAKNEALQILCAVLLTPEKVTIEKIPNIVDVNKLIELLSDMGVKVTKEGPETYSFQADEVNLAYMETEDYLKKASSLRGSVMLLGPLLARFGKGKLSKPGGDKIGRRRMDTHFTGFQKLGAKFHYDSKNEIFHIDGQDLKGSYMLLDEASVTGTANIVMAASMAEGETTIYNAACEPYLQQLCDMLNRMGAKITGVGSNLLKIQGVKKLGGTTHKMLPDMIEIGSFIGLAAMTQSEITIKDCQIPRLGIIPDTFRRMGIKLEFRGDDIFVPAQKHYEIETFIDGSILTVADAIWPGFTPDLLSIVLVTATQAKGTVLVHQKMFESRLFFVDKLIDMGAQIILCDPHRATVIGLDRKTELRGIRMTSPDIRAGVALLIAALSASGTSIIDNVEQIDRGYQNIDERLKALGADIERL
- a CDS encoding DUF4290 domain-containing protein: MEQIELDKPELILKEYGKNVQRLVDHITGIEDREKRTQSAYTAIEIIKQLNPSLKQENDQKLWDDLFIMSDFKLDVDSPFPMPEKELLGKKPLPIGYPSSEIKFKHYGRNIEKLIEGAIQIEDDEEQEAAIIFIGQLMRSFHSTWNRDNFDDAIILDDIKTLSKGKLHIDLEKVKENGLFESNTRRDFKLPLQNDRKTTKNKRSSHSNKRRGNGHNKKRRN